One Epinephelus moara isolate mb chromosome 20, YSFRI_EMoa_1.0, whole genome shotgun sequence genomic window carries:
- the cep152 gene encoding centrosomal protein of 152 kDa isoform X2, which yields MSIDFDSAALQTQHDEEEYDQEDYAREQELHKLLTDLPDDMLEDSRDSSPELECSTCSNKNTGGSPKSTWTQQWSDHPRPTSHEQNYEDDYDQHADDEYAYEDGAVQINGHHPQSQPLPHTWNQDHQFNQGDYTYTSMGTEKSTETNDFSVDEYESRPYPQGTNNAVVYNGEGGRRDNQNYGDHNNGRNHFQNLKSTQLDRGVDHHPAHQPKMFTSQAVHQDGQFDHLQREFLDSTQKTADREQLAQLQILNKAQQRQIEDLERKLEDSKRNMRYIEHQLAIAKDEKDGLAVSLKESSQLVEEAKGREVQMQNKLKALEQQVQVLAERDQENTKKQRVAEAAVDSMKQQMLELCRSDTLSKARQQHDRDLAIIKEQHEAALLTLEQKLDSTAQALSEQIDVGQRLREQVKQLERQREEEQLERARVVNALTQRLEESQQQCAKLLQTSAVQEMSQIQVKLQQAQSAKALSENMNKVLQEDLADLKEQITLYESAVKHGVIALDLSTDWESQLSESCVDLGLKKVNRKNGSLHRTALANLSDSKLPKDEALRLLRVEMQRCLSSLKGKRQKISQLQEELQLSQGQVNELQTQLEEAKLCSSVRETSQMKHLDITGESQKEFMRLQEDKRHLQEQVEVLEKKNTELRQSEEKVRSANLELCTKMREMIQELDQEKQEAAQRAERIHQQYRDDVVDRVRTELMLEHDAQVEQLTAQHQQQVQQLQTQLSEANDKILGVQECYISVCTEKDMLEESIRNREKEEALIRENELKMREESGTAVEKLRAELEAQHQASINQLKALWSKQKEAEIQQQVNSQVASAKAAWKEELKQMEKTWVQRLEEARTERHRETAEAACQTDETDASSVTVTAEELDSRLSAQKQQLQLEADKVKRKAVEEARKQAQKELREKHLEDMAKQVEGAVTRAYNRWIEDLTSLPEYQTSLQAEREKWEELLEKHTEQQVSQALRNAEEQWHKKHKNQLEEQTSETQRVEELQEEVAALQSQLEQGRREQAALLKAELAGARAAWNRDKQQEISVIQARTEKVYQSRLQEQRRNLEQALQQTREDTDLHNKELLLQMEAKIQQNLRAREEEWRSQHAEKEQAQRQRVRDELLAELQTGLAKVQSQLLRDPRTDQWGTEDTKRTSGATSEGTIMHIIQTSCKDMVNRAVSQAKKEWTKISEERLSRVLKETQEQHEREIDKIESSVTQRKEQARCRTECAETLGKLQKKNQELQRHLEKACRQLQHSVREHKAAMQRLKDEHERSLQKLKEGHLQQLEEVKRTQESSGSDHQQNVQQGLEEMKQQYLMTVEKIRGDMLRYLQESRERAAEMIHMEVQRERQDTARKMRHYYLTCLQELLEDGGKTTGAEKKIMNAASKLAAMAKVLETPLKSKSGKNFSLQTDCLPGRNAGFTKNQSTLTELPDMRPEGRSNREKSSADSEQKQTAAARTKPLSHQDISASEEAASVDAALKPQTAAHTHLYSYKPSQQIASPSQVEFVNVSVRSKSREMYLQGADNCNDSERQSKPFLIQEAPVRDERRNDWSMTSCDSDTGFHVSSHSYSGRKVEPVKPFSVSAAFASDLGEFAGLTPDVSDLTVYNEIAKNTPHTQTLNLQHAKMGTHREPTPGSDGEKQHGVCFRPLFSELRQRQQDSGFDSPFYQQK from the exons ATGTCTATTGATTTTGATAGTGCTGCTCTTCAGACACAGCATGATGAAGAGGAATACGACCAAGAGGACTATGCAAGGGAGCAAGAG ctgcaCAAATTGCTTACAGACCTGCCCGATGACATGCTCGAGGATAGCAGAGACTCCTCCCCAGAGCTGGAGTGCTCTACCTGCAGCAATAAAAACACTGGTGGCAG TCCAAAGTCCACATGGACACAGCAATGGTCCGATCATCCAAGGCCGACCTCTCATGAACAG AACTATGAAGATGACTATGATCAACATGCTGATGATGAGTATGCTTATGAGGATGGAGCAGTTCAGATCAATGGACATCACCCTCAAAGTCAACCTCTGCCTCACACCTGGAACCAGGATCATCAGTTCAACCAGGGAGATTATACATACACCAGCATGGGCACAGAAAAATCTACAGAGACCAATGATTTCTCCGTAGACGAGTATGAGTCCAGACCGTACCCTCAAGGCACTAATAATGCTGTAGTTTATAATGGAGAAGGAGGACGCAGAGACAATCAAAACTATGGGGACCACAACAACGGCAGGAACCATTTTCAA AATTTAAAGTCTACACAGTTGGATAGAGGAGTGGATCACCATCCTGCCCATCAGCCAAAGATGTTTACCTCACAGGCCGTTCACCAAGACGGTCAATTTGACCATCTGCAAAGAGAATTCCTTGACTCAACACAAA AAACGGCTGATAGAGAGCAGCTTGCCCAGCTCCAGATTTTAAACAAGGCTCAGCAGAGGCAAATTGAAGACTTGGAGCGAAAACTGGAGGATTCGAAGCGTAATATGAGATATATCGAGCATCAGCTTGCAATTGCCAAAG ATGAAAAGGATGGCCTAGCCGTGAGTCTAAAGGAATCAAGTCAACTGGTTGAAGAGGCCAAAGGGAGAGAGGttcaaatgcaaaacaaattgAAGGCACTGGAGCAGCAAGTACAGGTCCTGGCTGAGAGAGACCAGGAG AACACAAAGAAGCAGAGGGTGGCAGAGGCTGCAGTGGACAGCATGAAGCAGCAGATGTTGGAGCTTTGTCGCTCCGATACCCTGTCCAAAGCGCGGCAGCAGCATGACAGAGACCTTGCCATCATAAAGGAGCAGCATGAGGCTGCACTGTTGACACTGGAGCAGAAGCTCGACTCCACAGCTCAGGCTCTGAGTGAACAG ATTGATGTTGGTCAGAGGTTACGAGAGCAGGTGAAGCAGCTGGAGCGCCAGAGGGAGGAAGAGCAGCTGGAGAGAGCCAGAGTTGTTAACGCCCTTACTCAGCGTCTGGAAGAGAGTCAACAACAATGTGCTAAACTGCTGCAGACGA GTGCAGTGCAGGAGATGAGTCAGATACAAGTCAAACTCCAACAGGCTCAATCAGCCAAAGCACTGagtgaaaacatgaacaaagtGTTACAG GAGGATCTGGCTGATTTGAAGGAGCAGATCACTCTGTATGAATCTGCTGTGAAACACGGTGTCATTGCTTTAGACCTGAGCACTGACTGGGAGAGCCAGCTGTCTGAATCCTGTGTGGATTTAGGATTAAAGAAAGTAAACAGGAAGAATGGCTCACTTCACAG AACTGCCCTGGCTAATCTGTCGGACTCGAAGCTGCCCAAAGATGAAGCTTTGCGGCTGCTGCGAGTGGAGATGCAGCGCTGTCTGAGTAGCTTGAAGGGGAAGCGGCAGAAGATCAgtcagctgcaggaggagctcCAGCTCAGTCAGGGTCAGGTGAACGAGCTGCAGACCCAGTTGGAAGAAGCCAAGCTCTGCTCTTCG GTCAGAGAGACGAGTCAGATGAAACATCTAGACATAACTGGAGAGTCTCAGAAAGAGTTTATGAGACTACAGGAAGACAAACGACACTTGCAGGAACAAGTGGAG GTGTTAGAGAAGAAGAACACGGAGCTGAGACAGAGTGAGGAGAAGGTGAGGTCTGCCAACTTGGAGCTGTGCACCAAGATGAGGGAGATGATCCAGGAACTGGACCAAGAGAAGCAGGAGGCTGCTCAGAG AGCTGAGAGGATTCATCAGCAGTACAGGGACGACGTGGTGGACCGGGTCAGAACCGAGCTCATGCTGGAACACGATGCTCAAGTTGAACAGCTGACTgcacagcatcagcagcaggtCCAACAGTTACA GACCCAGCTGTCTGAGGCCAATGATAAGATTTTGGGTGTGCAAGAGTGCTACATATCCGTCTGCACGGAGAAGGACATGCTTGAAGAAAGCATCCGTAACAGGGAGAAGGAGGAAGCTTTGATCAGGGAAAATGAG CTAAAGATGAGAGAAGAGAGTGGCACAGCTGTGGAGAAGCTACGGGCTGAGCTTGAGGCGCAGCATCAGGCCTCAATAAACCAGCTCAAAGCTCTCTGGTCCAAACAAAAGGAGGCTGAGATCCAGCAGCAGGTGAACTCTCAAGTAGCTTCGGCCAAGGCTGCTTGGAAAGAGGAATTGAAACAG ATGGAGAAGACCTGGGTCCAGAGGCTGGAGGAGGCCAGAACAGAGAGGCACAGAGAGACTGCTGAGGCAGCCTGTCAGACAGATGAGACTGATGCCAGCAGTGTGACAGTTACCGCTGAGGAGCTGGACTCCCGGCTCAGCGCCCAGAAACAGCAGCTGCAACTAGAAGCTGACAAAGTCAAACGCAAAGCTGTGGAGGAAGCCAGGAAACAAGCCCAGAAAGAGCTGCGCGAGAAACACCTGGAGGACATGGCCAAACAG GTTGAAGGTGCTGTAACGAGGGCCTACAATCGCTGGATTGAGGATTTGACTTCATTACCAGAATACCAAACCTCTCTCcaagcagagagggagaaatgggAAGAACTtctagaaaaacacacagagcaacAG GTATCCCAGGCCCTGAGGAACGCAGAGGAGCAGTGGCACAAGAAGCACAAGAACCAGCTGGAGGAGCAGACCTCTGAAACACAGAGGGTGGAGGAGCTCCAAGAGGAGGTGGCAGCTCTACAGAGTCAGCTGGAGCAAGGAAGGAGAGAGCAAGCTGCCCTGCTGAAGGCTGAGCTGGCCGGAGCCAGAGCAGCCTGGAACCGAGACAAACAACAGGAGATCTCTGTCATCCAGGCCCGCACTGAGAAGGTGTACCAAAGCAGGCTGCAAGAGCAGCGCAGAAACCTGGAGCAGGCTTTGCAGCAGACCAGGGAGGATACTGACCTCCACAATAAGGAGCTGCTCCTACAGATGGAGGCCAAGATACAGCAGAATCTGAGGGCCCGAGAGGAGGAGTGGAGAAGTCAGCATGCAGAGAAGGAGCAGGCCCAGAGACAGCGGGTGAGAGATGAATTACTAGCAGAGCTTCAAACTGGTTTGGCCAAGGTCCAGTCACAACTTCTCAGGGATCCCAGAACAGATCAGTGGGGCACTGAAGACACCAAGAGGACCAGCGGGGCCACATCAGAGGGCACAATAATGCACATCATCCAAACATCCTGCAAAGACATGGTCAACAGAGCAGTATCTCAAGCCAAGAAGGAATGGACGAAA ATAAGTGAGGAGAGACTAAGCCGTGTGTTGAAAGAAACGCAGGAGCAGCATGAGAGAGAAATCGACAAAATAGAAA GCTCTGTGACGCAAAGGAAGGAGCAGGCTCGCTGCAGGACGGAGTGCGCTGAGACTTTAGGTAAGCTGCAGAAGAAGAACCAGGAGCTCCAGAGACACTTGGAGAAAGCCTGTCGTCAGCTCCAGCACAGCGTTCGAGAGCACAAAGCAGCCATGCAGCGTCTGAAAG ATGAGCATGAACGCAGCTTACAAAAGTTAAAGGAAGGACACCTGCAGCAGCTAGAGGAGGTGAAGAGAACCCAAGAATCCTCAGG TTCTGATCACCAACAAAATGTCCAGCAAGGCCTCGAGGAGATGAAGCAGCAATACCTGATGACTGTGGAAAAGATCAGAG GAGACATGCTGCGTTACCTTCAGGAGAGTCGGGAGCGAGCAGCCGAGATGATCCACATGGAGGTGCAGAGGGAGAGGCAGGACACTGCCAGAAAGATGAGGCACTATTATCTGACCTGTCTGCAGGAGTTACTGGAGGACGGAGGAAAGACTACAGG GGCTGAGAAGAAAATAATGAATGCTGCAAGCAAGCTGGCAGCCATGGCTAAAGTGCTGGAGACGCCTTTAAAAAGTAAATCTGGAAAGAACTTCAGTTTACAAA CTGACTGCCTTCCAGGAAGAAACGCAGGTTTCACCAAGAACCAGTCAACACTAACTGAGCTCCCTGACATGAGGCCAGAGGGAAGATCCAACAGGGAAAAGTCCTCCGCTGattcagaacaaaaacaaactgctgcagcaaggacaaaaCCTCTGAGTCACCAGGACATTTCTGCATCTGAGGAGGCGGCCTCAGTAGATGCAGCGCTGAAACCCCAaactgctgctcacacacacctctacTCTTACAAACCTTCCCAACAGATTGCTTCTCCATCCCAGGTCGAGTTTGTCAACGTGTCTGTGAGGAGTAAGAGCAGGGAGATGTACCTGCAGGGAGCAGACAACTGCAACGACTCAGAGCGACAGAGCAAACCATTCCTCATCCAGGAGGCTCCTGTCAGAGACGAGAGAAGGAATGACTGGAGCATGACCAGTTGTGACTCAGACACTGGCTTCCATGTTTCTTCACACTCTTACTCAGGGAGGAAAGTAGAACCAGTGAAGCCCTTTTCCGTCTCCGCCGCATTCGCCAGTGACTTAGGAGAGTTTGCTGGCCTCACTCCGGATGTTTCTGACCTTACTGTTTATAATGAAATTGCCAAAAACACACCCCACACCCAGACCTTGAACTTGCAGCATGCAAAGATGGGTACACACAGAGAGCCCACCCCTGGCTCTGACGGTGAGAAGCAGCATGGAGTTTGTTTCAGGCCTCTGTTCTCTGAGTTGAGACAACGCCAGCAGGACAGCGGCTTTGACAGTCCGTTCTACCAACAAAAATGA